atctaacattgcctgtgattggtcaattacatgatatcttcattttaatcaccaatcagaatggaattttgtaaataattcacccccattTTTTAGTGTGGTGAaatctaacaatattgctgattggtccaattatgaaaactcctttttgaccaataggcaggtagttctcatggggttaagttagTTCGATATGTATACGGCTTACCGATAGAAAATGGTATCAACTCAGGCCTCTGGATAACATAGCCAGATGGATCAAGAAAACGTGCTGGGTTAAATTGCGACGGCTCTTTCCATATCTTGGGGTTATGATGTACGCTCCACAAGTTAGACACTAGGAAAGCCCCTTTTGGAATAGTGTACCCGTTGACCACGGTAGTTTCTGCTGCACAATGAACAACGCCTGATGGAAGTATTGTTGCAATGCGTTGAATTTCCAACAATGTAGCTCCGGTGAAAGGTAGATTTGGAATATCGGAAAGCTGGGGTAGACGATCGCGACCAACTTTGTTATCAATTTCTTGCTGAACCTGACTTTGAACATCAGGATATGCCATCATGTATAATAAAGCCCATCGGAGTGTCGTTGTAGTAGTTTCGAATCCGGCACCGAAGAGATGCCCGATTGTGGTGGTCAGAGATTGGTTATTGATATGTGACTGTAGGGTCTCCTTTTGATTTTCCTCGATTTCAGTCAAGAAGACGTCAATGAAATCTCGAGGATTTTTAGGATCGTGATGTGTGCGATGGCTATCGATGTTCTTATTAATGAATTTAATAAGTCGTGTCACGTTTTCTTTAAACAATTTGCATAGTTCGGGACGAAAGTACTTCATAAATGGGATAAAGAGTACAAGCCCGCCAGCCCCCATGATCTCTGTTTGCTGGTTTATAATGACGAGAAGCTCCTTAAAATCTTCATCGGTGTATTCATAGCGTTGACCAAAAACAACCGAGCATATCACATTCGATACAGCATTCCCGATCAAATATTGAGGATCGAATGGTTGTTTTTCACGTTTTCTAAATTCGTCCAAAAGACTTTTGGTTTCCTGCGATATCTGCTCTTCAAAGGGTCTCTTACCAACCCCAAAGCCACGCAATGTACTCAGCGAATGGCGCCGCAGTTGTTTCCAAGATTCACCGAAGGCAGTCCCTACTCCTATTAATTAATTATGAAATTATAAATAGAAATAATAAAAAGACAGATAGATAAATAGATATATGGGTAAATAGATATATTGATATAAATTGATAAACAGAGataggaagaaaagaaagaaagaaagaaagaaagaaaaaaaaagaaagaaagaaagaaaaaagaaagaagaaaagaaataaagaaagaaaataaagaaaggaTAATGAAAACTTGACAGGTAAACGTTCATATCTTTAACAATTTGGAAATTATATTACATGTCCGTGACCCGATCGGCAGCCTCATCCcctatttttcttcatcaaaattgagattttggtatctcATTATACCTGTGAAATTTAACTTCCGACATATTTTTCGTTTGAATGGTGTGACTTGTTTGaaccacaccggaagtgtatgtaccatcctatggggcattgttatacacgttttggcctctcatatcaaaacctttttagcaatacaactcaaacattggaaacatattgttttaatggtagccCGGGAATGGTAGGCATCATTCTAAGCCAAGAtaaaaaacagaaaatgaaaaatcGGACCATGCCTCTTTAATACGTGAATACAATGAACAGAAAAATCATGTCGAGTTTGATACCAGAATAAATCTACTAGGTTGCTCGTTTTGATTTTCTCTATTGTTCctaattgaataaaaaaaggttctaaaatGGTAAAGATATTTTGTTGGACACctagtatgaaaaatgcatttaccAGGAGTAACATTCATTTCTTCTGCCAGTATGTTCCTTGGTCTATCACACAACAATGGATTCTGAAATGCTTCTTTAATAGCCTCGTACGTATTCAGCACAACCACAGTATATCCTAATGCATTTAGGCTGAACACATTTCCGTATTTGCGTGCAGTAGTGTCAAACAGTCGATGTGGTTCCATTGGAGATCTGTACATAGCAAATGCAAGGTACGGCAGTGAACCAAGAATCGGAACACTCCATGGTCCTGGTGGCAAGTTGCGTGGTCGGAATAACCATGATAGAAGAAGAAATGTTGCAGAACATACGAGAACTGATCGAAGATTAAAGCAATCAGAAATATATTCCCAAGCCATCATTATTATGGATTGATCATTAAGTACGTTTTACCAAAACCACTTGCAATGTAGAGTACAGATCCAAGCGTGGTATATCCAAAAGCTGCCTTATATATTGTTTCTATTGATACCGTTATTTATATATATGTGACCTACTCCCaaaaaatgagcgtaaagtctcAAATTGGTAGATTCGAGACCTCCTAACAGCTgaattggtgttctttgtttgatgaTGCAAACATACAAGCGAGTAGTTTTTTATGAGTTCTCTATTGTGCATgttgtgccccattcacaaaggacattcaACTGGCATACAGAATGCCCCAATCACAAAGACAGTTTCTGTTACGTACGGGTGCGCGTCAAACAAAGAATATCAATTCAGCATTCAACGTGTGACTTTACCCTAATTTCGTGGACGCATGTCACATAAAGATAAGCAacagaggccctgcattcttttatcgattggttcCAAAcgaaggatttgaaccggtgtccttcaccgtagttatggcggagtgcagtccattcaatcaaatgttgtcatcaacctatttgatcgtagtgcagggttatgtgtgtgagacgaactgtcacggtagattacaatcatgcttttgttgaatgcatttgagtagtccaccatatttacgggatgatacgtcatatgcagggcctctataattTATTAGAAGAGGTTACTGATTTGTGAGAGAAATTGTGCATGTCCATTAGTAGAACTTCAtaatgagaatttttttaaaagagatgagaatttgacaaaactataaaattgcaaattttctcatttctatgaaactttcaaCCCTGTGGGCATGGTTTCTCATCCAAGCGAATGAGAAAATACTAATTAACGTGTGAACAACCTGTCACGAGCTAGATTAACACGATAATTAGTGTAGCATGCCCCGATTTGTCCCACAGGGTTTAAAGTTTcatccaattctcatcgctttttaaagaattctcattttaaatttccattAGTGTTAGCAATGACAATCTATACACACTACAAGGCAGCACATTACACGTGTCGCATGAATTATCAGTATAAATATCAAGTTCAATCACTTCCCAGCGAGGTGGATCAGTACTTTATTTCTTATTATAGGCTAAACAATACAACTCGATTCATTTCCGGGTAAGTTGATATGCCAACACAAGTTCAAAGGAAGGATACATATACACGTACAGTATCATTATCAAAATACGAAGGTCATTCAAAAATTCCACCTGAACTGTCCAATAGGAAATCAAAGATTATaatttccattttaaaaatactGAGACTGTGATGTCTCCAGAAAGTTATTGAAGTTttattatacactaagccaaaaagaaacttataatttttcacaaggtcatatcttaaaatcctctccataaaaatgaacaaaaattgcacacaggattacttcaatactctactctaaacactggtcagtaaccaaacagttgtccaactgacacaacagcaaaatacactgacatgcaacaccttcctggaccacattcacagcgcaacagatttctttggctgggttccaatttttCGCCtctacatgaacaaaaattacacacaggattacttcaatactctattctaaacacatgtcagtaaccaaacagttgtccaactgtcacaacagtaaaatacactgacacggaacagcttccgggatcacatttacaggcgaataattggaacccagccaaagaaatctgttgcgctgtgaatgtggtccaggaaggtgttgcatgtcagtgcattttgctgttgtgtcagttggacaactgcatagttagtgacatgtgtttagagtagagtattgaggcaatcctgtgtgtaattttggttcattttgatagacaggattttaagatatgaccttgtgaaaaattataagtttcttttttggcttagtgtatattatTTTGTGACTGATGACATCTTCTATTGCTTGCGAACCATACTATGAAATGTGCAAAAACGTTCGTTACAAATTTAGGAAAGAACTATACGCAATATGTGTTACTTATTATACCGTGTACTCTAGGCTCTCGAGGGGGAgttcgtgtacatgactctttcaAAGACTTATGCCAAGACATTCAGAAAAAACTTGGAagctaaaataaataatttatttcagaTATGTTAGTGATCTATTGGTGTATGTGATTCTATTGGAAAAGccta
Above is a window of Amphiura filiformis chromosome 7, Afil_fr2py, whole genome shotgun sequence DNA encoding:
- the LOC140157104 gene encoding cytochrome P450 2J4-like, which translates into the protein MMAWEYISDCFNLRSVLVCSATFLLLSWLFRPRNLPPGPWSVPILGSLPYLAFAMYRSPMEPHRLFDTTARKYGNVFSLNALGYTVVVLNTYEAIKEAFQNPLLCDRPRNILAEEMNVTPGVGTAFGESWKQLRRHSLSTLRGFGVGKRPFEEQISQETKSLLDEFRKREKQPFDPQYLIGNAVSNVICSVVFGQRYEYTDEDFKELLVIINQQTEIMGAGGLVLFIPFMKYFRPELCKLFKENVTRLIKFINKNIDSHRTHHDPKNPRDFIDVFLTEIEENQKETLQSHINNQSLTTTIGHLFGAGFETTTTTLRWALLYMMAYPDVQSQVQQEIDNKVGRDRLPQLSDIPNLPFTGATLLEIQRIATILPSGVVHCAAETTVVNGYTIPKGAFLVSNLWSVHHNPKIWKEPSQFNPARFLDPSGYVIQRPELIPFSIGRRNCLGENMAKMELFLFFTHMMHQFAFTAPNVPFELSLDGISGITYQPKPFNVAVTPRH